A single Aminobacterium mobile DSM 12262 DNA region contains:
- a CDS encoding LemA family protein — MVVLLVILAFIVLIVLGAISIYNRLVRLDNLKNEAWSGIDVQLKRRFDLIPNLVETVKGYATHEQEVFERVTEARASITRAYTVRERAESENMLSGALKSLFAVAENYPTLKANTNFLQLQEQLSSLENDIQMSRRYYNGTARDYNIAISTFPAVLIARNFGYGKADYFEAAEETRTTPQVSF; from the coding sequence ATGGTAGTGTTGCTTGTAATTCTTGCCTTTATAGTCCTCATAGTTCTTGGGGCCATTTCTATTTATAATAGACTTGTTCGTCTGGACAATCTGAAAAATGAAGCTTGGAGCGGTATTGATGTGCAGCTTAAACGACGCTTTGATCTTATTCCCAATCTTGTGGAAACGGTAAAAGGATACGCTACTCATGAACAAGAAGTTTTTGAGCGGGTCACAGAAGCACGAGCGTCTATAACTAGAGCCTATACAGTTAGGGAAAGGGCGGAATCAGAAAATATGCTTTCTGGAGCGCTCAAATCTCTTTTTGCGGTGGCAGAAAATTACCCCACCTTGAAAGCAAATACAAATTTCCTTCAACTACAAGAACAACTTTCTTCTCTGGAGAATGATATCCAGATGTCTCGTAGATACTATAATGGTACAGCTCGAGACTACAATATTGCTATCTCTACATTTCCTGCAGTGCTCATAGCACGAAACTTTGGCTACGGGAAAGCTGATTACTTTGAAGCAGCAGAAGAGACACGAACAACACCCCAAGTATCATTTTGA
- a CDS encoding DUF3870 domain-containing protein gives MSNNTKYPENSILIVGNSQTTSLNPINQQFGAFFISFILLKDTEEILDCGVSMTLKVTESFVQGIFLGRRLVQDEEIIVSDVQARYFGSSQKAIIAAYRDAIKKYKEVTAPRKT, from the coding sequence ATGTCGAATAATACAAAATATCCGGAGAACTCTATTCTCATAGTAGGGAACTCTCAAACGACTAGTTTAAATCCGATTAATCAACAATTTGGTGCGTTTTTTATCTCTTTCATCTTGTTGAAGGATACAGAAGAGATTCTTGATTGTGGTGTTTCTATGACCCTTAAAGTAACGGAAAGTTTTGTCCAGGGTATTTTTTTAGGACGTCGTTTGGTACAAGATGAAGAGATTATTGTTTCTGATGTGCAGGCACGATATTTTGGATCTTCTCAAAAAGCCATTATCGCAGCATACCGAGACGCAATAAAGAAGTATAAAGAGGTCACTGCTCCACGAAAAACATAA
- a CDS encoding DUF819 domain-containing protein: MITNGFTYFAFLVCFAGIVSALEMKFRDSTFFKYVPPPVILYLSCMIFATVGLWENNDSIKATYRVVRGNLIPAMIFVMLLRCDIRKILKLGPRMLIGFFSATITIMVGFVVMFLLMKNGFPPESWKTWGALAGSWIGGTANMVAIQGALGISDSAMGYTLLVDNVNYSIWVILLLATVPYAKNFNKWTKTDTSLIDSVGTMLSEIKENTRTKMETADLALLVGSGLFVSAISSHVASVISPMLINVFGKSDFLSVSTVTIIVATFLGILCAMTPMNSIPGSSPVSLTMLYIIICLIASRASFKELTDAPYYLAAGFVILGIHALLMAIIAKIIKLDLFTCAVASLANIGAVAAAPIIAAAYKETLVPIGVLMALMGYVVGTWGGLFVAKILSLIAGV, translated from the coding sequence GTGATCACCAATGGTTTCACATATTTTGCGTTCTTGGTTTGTTTTGCTGGAATTGTCTCAGCTTTAGAAATGAAATTTAGGGACTCCACGTTTTTCAAGTATGTGCCACCTCCTGTTATTCTTTACCTTTCATGTATGATTTTTGCTACAGTCGGGCTATGGGAAAATAATGACAGCATTAAGGCTACTTATCGAGTAGTAAGGGGCAATCTTATTCCTGCGATGATTTTCGTTATGTTGCTGCGATGTGATATAAGGAAGATCCTCAAACTGGGCCCTCGGATGCTCATCGGTTTTTTCTCTGCAACTATCACCATTATGGTCGGGTTCGTGGTGATGTTTCTCCTTATGAAAAATGGATTCCCTCCAGAATCGTGGAAAACATGGGGAGCTTTGGCTGGAAGTTGGATAGGAGGGACAGCCAATATGGTGGCCATTCAGGGGGCCTTGGGCATCAGCGACTCTGCTATGGGATATACACTTCTCGTAGATAATGTAAACTATTCTATCTGGGTTATTCTTCTCCTTGCTACTGTCCCCTATGCAAAAAATTTCAACAAATGGACGAAAACTGATACTTCCCTTATTGATTCTGTTGGCACAATGCTTTCTGAAATCAAAGAAAATACTCGCACGAAAATGGAAACAGCAGACTTAGCCCTATTAGTAGGTTCCGGCCTTTTTGTTTCTGCCATATCAAGTCATGTTGCTTCAGTTATATCGCCTATGCTTATTAACGTTTTTGGGAAGAGCGATTTCCTATCGGTAAGTACGGTTACTATCATCGTAGCAACTTTCCTCGGCATCTTATGTGCCATGACGCCCATGAACAGCATCCCTGGTTCATCTCCTGTGTCTCTAACCATGCTCTACATTATTATTTGCCTCATTGCTTCCCGAGCTTCTTTTAAAGAACTCACTGATGCCCCTTACTACTTAGCAGCCGGTTTTGTTATTCTAGGAATCCATGCATTGCTTATGGCTATCATAGCTAAAATTATCAAGCTTGATCTTTTTACGTGTGCTGTAGCAAGTTTAGCCAATATTGGAGCAGTTGCAGCAGCTCCCATTATTGCAGCGGCATACAAGGAAACTTTAGTTCCCATAGGAGTCCTTATGGCTCTTATGGGATATGTTGTGGGCACGTGGGGAGGTCTTTTTGTGGCTAAAATACTTTCTCTCATCGCAGGAGTTTAG
- a CDS encoding metallophosphoesterase produces the protein MMAPIIPPRWRFSSLRYIHTALAWVGTIGLAFGLYFVLASLVIDTTAYIFSLSWEPPLPRWDLWLAFCTAFFICLYGYKESMAVRVVSIQIPTEKLPKEFSRFRILQISDLHLGILINKKMLRQIMKQIQEENPDVIVSTGDLLDGEIEDVETISQMMLHYHPPYGKFAVTGNHEFYAGIEHALYFTGKAGFHVLRGKIVEAGPIYIVGVDDPGGRFLKGQPEVEEDQLLKNISDRRFTLLLKHRPLPHRGAVGMFDLQLSGHVHRGQLFPFMAFTWFFYRHTKGLLDLGKGSLLYVSHGTGTWGPPVRVLAYPELTVIDLVSRSSKEGK, from the coding sequence ATGATGGCTCCCATAATTCCTCCTCGGTGGCGCTTCTCTTCCCTTCGTTATATACATACAGCTTTGGCGTGGGTCGGAACTATAGGATTAGCCTTCGGGCTTTATTTCGTCCTCGCTTCTCTTGTCATAGACACAACTGCTTATATCTTTTCTTTATCATGGGAGCCGCCTTTACCCCGGTGGGATCTCTGGCTGGCTTTTTGTACGGCATTTTTTATTTGTCTCTATGGGTATAAAGAAAGCATGGCCGTTCGAGTAGTAAGTATTCAGATTCCCACAGAAAAGTTGCCTAAAGAATTCTCTCGTTTCCGTATTCTCCAAATCTCCGATTTACATCTGGGAATTCTTATTAATAAAAAGATGTTACGACAAATTATGAAGCAGATACAAGAAGAAAACCCTGATGTAATAGTTTCCACGGGGGATCTATTGGATGGCGAAATAGAAGATGTAGAGACTATATCTCAGATGATGCTCCACTATCATCCTCCATATGGGAAATTCGCTGTAACTGGGAATCATGAATTTTATGCCGGAATTGAGCACGCCCTATACTTTACCGGCAAAGCCGGTTTTCATGTGTTACGAGGAAAAATTGTGGAGGCAGGTCCAATATATATAGTGGGAGTAGACGACCCAGGTGGACGTTTCCTTAAAGGGCAGCCAGAAGTTGAAGAAGATCAGCTGTTAAAAAATATCTCTGATCGTCGCTTTACTCTGTTATTAAAACACCGCCCACTCCCCCATAGAGGCGCAGTAGGGATGTTTGACTTACAACTTTCCGGGCATGTTCATCGAGGGCAATTATTTCCATTCATGGCCTTTACTTGGTTTTTCTACCGTCATACAAAGGGTTTATTAGATTTAGGGAAAGGATCGTTGCTTTATGTAAGTCATGGAACAGGGACGTGGGGGCCCCCAGTTCGTGTTCTGGCATACCCCGAACTGACAGTTATCGATCTCGTTTCTAGATCGAGCAAAGAAGGTAAATAA